In Cryptomeria japonica chromosome 10, Sugi_1.0, whole genome shotgun sequence, a genomic segment contains:
- the LOC131072616 gene encoding PHD finger protein ING2 isoform X2, translating into MVWILANHVDLFSSIATFFFSAWPAAKVVLSVGLLGCFLTEYFFHMLSTLHVFSWPRLLLESHIKRLDEDLLQFAEDLKQEGKIGPDEPAILPPISSREERRKSYFFTQQARKLELKTEREWEKDRDRDFELMPPPGSHRRTIPAPVDVDQPIDPNEPTYCVCHQVSFGDMIACDNENCEGGEWFHYACVGLTPETRFKGKWYCPTCKMLPRKVASDPSI; encoded by the exons ATGGTTTGGATACTTGCGAACCACGTGGATCTGTTTTCTTCTATCGCGACGTTTTTTTTTTCTGCATGGCCTGCAGCTAAGGTTGTGCTATCCGTGGGTTTGCTCGGCTGTTTTTTGACTGAGTATTTCTTCCACATGTTGTCTACGCTTCACGTTTTTTCGTGGCCACGACTTCTG TTAGAAAGCCATATAAAAAGACTCGACGAGGACTTGCTTCAGTTTGCAGAGGACCTAAAGCAAG AAGGGAAAATAGGCCCTGATGAACCTGCAATTCTTCCACCAATCAGCTCAAGGGAGGAAAGGAGGAAAAGTTACTTCTTTACACAACAAGCTAGGAAGCTTGAATTAAAAACTGAAAGAGAATGGGAAAAGGATCGAGATAGGGATTTTGAGCTCATGCCTCCTCCAGGTAGTCACAGAAGGACCATTCCTGCTCCTGTCGATGTAGATCAGCCCATTGATCCCAATGAACCCACATATTGTGTCTGTCATCAG GTTTCTTTTGGAGATATGATTGCCTGTGATAATGAGAAT TGTGAAGGTGGAGAATGGTTTCATTATGCATGTGTTGGTTTAACCCCAGAGACTCGCTTTAAGGGGAAGTGGTACTGTCCCACATGCAAAATGCTGCCGCGGAAGGTTGCTTCAGACCCTTCCATATGA